The Pseudomonadota bacterium genome segment CGGAACTGCCAGATGTGGAGCAGCAGGAACGCCAGCAGCACGATGCCAGAGTAGATCATCGACTGCGACGATGGGGTCTTCTTGCTCGTGTGGCCCGCATCTCCGCTGTTGTAGTAGCCCACGGGACGGGCCTCGCGCTTGCGCAGGCTGACCGAGACCGCCGCGGCGATGTGGGCGACGAACAGGGCGACCAGGCTGATCTCGGCCACGGGCAGGAGCCAGCCGTGCCCCATGGACTCGAGGAGGTGGGCGTACTCGTTGAACGCCTTGCCGTGCTCGCCGAGGAAAAGGGTGAGGTTGCCGGCCAGGTGCACGATCACGAACAGGCCGAGGGCGATGCCCGTGAGGCCCGTGATGACCTTCTTCCCCACCGAGGAGGTGGCGGCAGAGACGATGTTGCTCATGTGCGAAAGGCTCTCCAGAAGGTTCCGTCGGATGCGGCGCGCGGCTCTGGGAGAGACGCGCGCGGGGGGGGGCGCCGGGCGAACGACCTTCGCGCTCTCGTTCGGCGGCCCCGTTCTCTACGGTCGGGCCGAACGAATGCACCGGGGTCGAACCCTCGACGGTTCTGGGGCGCTCTTTTATGGTAACGTGAATTTTCCCTCCTTTTCAAGGCAGAGGGCACCCGCGGGAACTGCAATTCGGGCGCAGGCCGCGTTCGAATCCCATGCCCCAGCAGAACGGGCGCCCTCGTCGGTTCGTTCGAACGAAGGGGGCGCAAGGAGAACCCGTGGAACCGCGCACCCTCGCTCCGTCAGAACCCGCCGCCCGCGCCGCGACCGGCATCTCGCGCGGGCTCGCGGTCCCCCTGCACGATCAGCACGATGGCCCCGATCGCAACGCCTGCGGCACGACTTCGGCGGCCATGGTCGTCGACTACTATGACGGCTCGGCGCAGCAGTGCCACCACAGCGACCTCGACGCGCTCATGCGCCCGTTCGATCTCTACAGCGCCCCTGGTCGCCTGGCCGACGCGGTGGCGCGGCGCGGCATGCGCACCGGGCTGCGCGTCGGCGCGGGGGCAGACGACCTGTGCGGGCTCATCGATCGCGGGGTGCCGTCCATCGTCATCATCGATCCGCATGTGAACGGCAGCAAGGGCAACGGCCTGCACTACGTGGTGGTGACGGGGTATCGCAACGACGCGCGCGGGCAGCTGGCGGGCGTGACCCTGAACGACCCGGCCAGCTCCGAGCCGTATG includes the following:
- a CDS encoding succinate dehydrogenase, whose product is MSNIVSAATSSVGKKVITGLTGIALGLFVIVHLAGNLTLFLGEHGKAFNEYAHLLESMGHGWLLPVAEISLVALFVAHIAAAVSVSLRKREARPVGYYNSGDAGHTSKKTPSSQSMIYSGIVLLAFLLLHIWQFRIANLSNTAHYPTAEVRDLYRIVYGAFQSPLNVGIYVVVMLFLGLHLRHGLWSAWQSLGLNNRRVMPVLFSAAVLISILLAVGFLSIPVYLHFNGAPPAEALNATALEGGHP